The Metabacillus sediminilitoris genome window below encodes:
- a CDS encoding MATE family efflux transporter — protein MASNRANGLEDQQRNHLNLFFLTWPIFLEIFLFMLMGIADTFMLSAISDDAVAGVGASNQFLHIAILILEVIGNGASIVVAQYIGSRRFHDVAKISALAITLNVVIGLFISVLFLLFGSSMLKALNLQGLVLDYAVSYLAIVGGAIFLQAMINSLAAIIRVHGHTKETMYVSLGMNIIHVIGNYLLIFGHFGFPEMGVEGAAISSVVSRFLALIVFFWLFYQVTEIKTKVVYYFSLSKEFIKKILKIGIPSAFEQVMYQSCQLVFLFYATFLGASSLAARQYAANISMFIYLFAMAIGLGTAIIVGRLVGGGYKLETYNRVWKSVRWASAITVLMVVIVIVLRDQLMGLFTNDQEIIRLGANVLLLSFLLETGRTINIVIINSLRAAGDAKYPVIIGVFSMVAMSLPLGYFLVFHLELGLAGIWLAIAADEWTRAVIMFFRWRSRKWEKHALVDRGKPEEVVV, from the coding sequence TTGGCATCCAATCGAGCAAATGGTCTAGAAGATCAACAACGAAATCATCTTAATTTATTTTTTCTAACATGGCCCATCTTTTTGGAAATTTTTCTTTTTATGCTAATGGGTATCGCAGATACGTTTATGCTTAGTGCAATTTCAGATGATGCGGTTGCAGGGGTTGGCGCTTCAAATCAATTTTTACACATCGCGATATTAATTTTAGAGGTTATCGGTAATGGAGCATCGATTGTAGTGGCTCAATATATCGGATCACGCAGATTTCATGATGTAGCTAAAATTTCAGCTTTAGCGATAACATTGAATGTAGTAATCGGTCTGTTTATCAGTGTATTATTCCTTTTATTTGGCAGCAGTATGTTGAAGGCATTGAACTTACAAGGCTTAGTTTTAGACTATGCTGTCAGCTATTTAGCCATTGTCGGTGGAGCGATTTTCTTACAGGCAATGATTAATTCTTTAGCAGCAATCATACGTGTGCATGGACATACGAAAGAGACGATGTATGTTTCGCTCGGAATGAACATTATTCATGTCATTGGAAACTATTTACTTATTTTCGGTCATTTTGGATTTCCTGAAATGGGTGTAGAAGGAGCAGCAATTTCTTCTGTTGTCAGTCGATTCCTTGCTCTCATTGTGTTCTTCTGGCTGTTTTACCAAGTAACTGAAATAAAGACGAAAGTTGTTTATTATTTTTCACTATCAAAAGAATTCATAAAAAAAATCCTCAAGATTGGCATCCCGTCCGCTTTTGAACAGGTTATGTATCAGTCATGCCAGCTTGTCTTTTTATTTTATGCAACATTTCTCGGTGCAAGCTCACTGGCGGCACGCCAATATGCAGCAAATATTTCGATGTTTATATACCTTTTTGCGATGGCAATTGGTTTAGGGACGGCAATCATTGTTGGCAGATTAGTTGGCGGAGGATACAAGCTTGAAACATATAACAGAGTATGGAAAAGTGTACGCTGGGCAAGTGCTATAACTGTACTTATGGTCGTGATCGTGATTGTATTACGCGATCAATTAATGGGGTTATTTACTAATGATCAAGAAATCATTCGATTAGGCGCGAATGTTTTGCTCTTAAGCTTTTTACTTGAAACAGGAAGAACAATCAATATTGTTATCATTAATTCGCTGCGGGCAGCTGGTGATGCAAAATATCCTGTTATCATCGGTGTCTTTTCAATGGTTGCCATGAGCTTACCTCTCGGTTATTTCTTAGTCTTCCACCTGGAATTAGGTCTAGCGGGTATTTGGCTTGCTATAGCAGCTGATGAATGGACACGTGCTGTTATTATGTTTTTCAGATGGAGAAGCCGTAAATGGGAAAAACATGCGTTGGTCGATCGAGGAAAGCCTGAGGAAGTTGTTGTTTAG
- a CDS encoding DUF420 domain-containing protein → MRQKLDNPKQHNYNPLIWVLSIVIVGVIIATYFLPKSSDGTLFGIDLKILPLMNAIFNTFTFLFLIAALVMIKQKNINMHRRFIIAAFTTTFLFCISYLTYHSMAESTSYGGEGIFMYVYYFFLLTHIVLAAVIVPLALITLGRGLNMQVEKHRKIARWTMPLWLYVSFTGVVVYLMISPYY, encoded by the coding sequence ATGAGACAAAAACTAGATAATCCGAAACAACATAACTACAATCCTCTCATTTGGGTTTTATCGATTGTCATTGTAGGTGTCATTATTGCAACGTACTTCTTGCCTAAAAGTTCAGACGGTACTTTGTTCGGCATTGATTTAAAGATTTTGCCGTTAATGAACGCCATTTTTAACACTTTTACATTTTTATTTTTAATTGCCGCTTTAGTTATGATTAAGCAGAAAAATATTAACATGCACCGCCGCTTTATTATTGCAGCATTTACGACGACATTTTTGTTTTGTATATCTTATTTAACCTATCATTCAATGGCTGAATCAACTAGCTATGGCGGGGAAGGCATCTTCATGTATGTTTACTACTTCTTTCTCCTTACCCATATTGTTCTTGCTGCAGTGATTGTCCCGCTTGCTTTGATCACACTTGGACGAGGTCTAAATATGCAGGTAGAAAAGCATCGCAAAATTGCTCGCTGGACAATGCCTCTCTGGTTATATGTTAGCTTTACAGGTGTAGTAGTCTACTTAATGATCTCGCCTTATTACTAA
- a CDS encoding benzoate/H(+) symporter BenE family transporter, whose product MKIKFTNPRKDIHLNTISSGTVAAVFGCTGPALIIIGAASSGGLTHVQTISWLFAVYFFGGLLGLFLSLKYRQPISGAHSIAGALSHFSLNEAIGAYLIANIIVFILGAIGLIEKVMNWIPVPIVMGMIVGVMIRFATEMITSVQLSPLLAGSAILVYLFSSRMIPTFPPVLSAFIVSVLLAIFTNEFQLHTIQSSFIFPQLEMPTFRFDAIISISIPLAILIICTENAQATGVLMAKGYKPPISAMSIYGAILGFIASFFGAHAINIAGPMTAICASEETGKKESRYAASAVNGFLFSLFGILAGLVVPFVIAMPGVIVSSIAGLAMIGVLLSSLKIAFSDSKFQMGAFFALIIGMSGVNFLDIGAPLWAVIGSLIVSFLIEKDHFEWKRVEKKIKISS is encoded by the coding sequence ATGAAAATAAAGTTTACAAATCCACGGAAGGATATCCATTTAAACACGATTAGTTCTGGTACTGTTGCCGCAGTCTTTGGGTGTACAGGACCCGCACTGATTATTATTGGGGCAGCTTCGAGCGGTGGTTTAACACATGTTCAAACAATAAGCTGGCTATTTGCTGTTTATTTTTTTGGGGGTTTACTAGGTCTGTTTCTCTCTCTAAAATATCGTCAGCCCATTTCAGGAGCTCATTCAATTGCTGGTGCCTTATCTCATTTTTCATTAAATGAAGCAATTGGGGCATATCTCATTGCCAATATTATTGTCTTTATACTTGGAGCAATAGGGTTAATTGAAAAAGTAATGAATTGGATACCTGTTCCGATTGTCATGGGGATGATAGTAGGCGTCATGATTCGATTTGCGACCGAAATGATCACTTCTGTACAGCTTTCACCCTTACTTGCAGGTTCAGCCATATTAGTCTATCTTTTTTCTTCACGAATGATCCCAACGTTCCCACCTGTATTATCTGCATTTATCGTTTCTGTTTTATTAGCCATTTTTACGAATGAATTTCAATTACATACAATACAAAGTTCATTTATTTTTCCTCAACTAGAAATGCCGACATTTCGTTTTGATGCTATCATATCTATTTCCATCCCACTTGCGATCTTAATCATCTGCACTGAAAATGCCCAAGCAACTGGTGTTTTAATGGCTAAAGGGTATAAGCCACCCATAAGCGCAATGTCAATTTACGGTGCTATACTTGGGTTTATCGCATCATTCTTCGGTGCACACGCAATTAATATCGCTGGACCAATGACAGCAATTTGTGCATCAGAAGAAACAGGTAAGAAAGAAAGCAGATATGCTGCATCTGCTGTAAATGGATTTTTGTTTTCACTATTTGGAATCCTTGCAGGATTAGTTGTTCCCTTTGTGATCGCTATGCCGGGGGTAATCGTGAGTTCAATTGCAGGTCTTGCAATGATTGGGGTTCTCTTAAGTTCACTGAAGATTGCCTTTTCAGATAGTAAATTCCAAATGGGGGCTTTTTTTGCCTTAATTATAGGGATGTCGGGGGTGAATTTTTTAGATATAGGGGCACCTCTTTGGGCTGTAATCGGCAGTTTAATCGTCTCATTCCTTATCGAAAAGGACCATTTTGAATGGAAAAGAGTCGAGAAAAAAATAAAAATAAGTAGCTGA
- a CDS encoding MFS transporter, with protein MDYRKKTVVASVAGLTLEGMDIMFISFAMSMIIADFNIDLATGGLISSITNIGMLAGGIIFGILADKFGRVRIFTYTIILFAIGTALTGLATNIEQVYLFRFIAGLGAGGEYGIGMALVAEAWPKKKQGRASSYVSVGAQYGVILAALISAIILPTLGWRALFFVGVLPVIFAFIVRKNLDESPEWLAAQKEEKLAQKQKDGKLLQLFASPKVAMTTITLAVMATVQIAGYNGLMIWLPSMLQQSQGLSVSSSALWTISTAVGMIIGMLTFGQFMDRFGAKRSFGIFLLASASAVFLYSYAEGGAGVLVGGAIVGFFSNGMFAGYGALISSFYPVQIRSTATNTIFNFGRAVGGLSPILVGYILQSYDMTVAMTYLAALYCISFIFMLSLKKRPANASI; from the coding sequence ATGGATTATCGTAAGAAAACAGTTGTCGCATCGGTTGCAGGTTTGACATTAGAAGGTATGGACATCATGTTTATTTCATTTGCAATGTCAATGATCATTGCTGATTTTAACATTGATTTAGCAACAGGAGGACTCATTTCTTCCATAACTAATATTGGAATGCTTGCTGGTGGAATCATCTTCGGGATATTGGCAGATAAATTTGGACGTGTCCGAATTTTCACCTATACGATTATTTTATTTGCAATAGGTACGGCCTTAACAGGATTAGCAACAAATATTGAACAAGTATATTTATTTAGGTTTATTGCTGGACTTGGTGCTGGTGGAGAGTATGGCATTGGAATGGCCCTAGTAGCGGAAGCTTGGCCGAAGAAAAAACAAGGAAGAGCGTCTTCTTATGTAAGTGTTGGTGCACAATATGGTGTCATTCTAGCGGCATTAATCAGCGCAATCATTCTCCCAACGTTAGGATGGAGAGCTTTGTTTTTCGTTGGAGTGCTACCGGTCATTTTTGCCTTTATTGTGAGAAAAAATTTAGATGAATCACCTGAATGGCTTGCTGCTCAAAAAGAGGAGAAATTGGCTCAAAAACAAAAGGATGGTAAGCTGCTTCAGTTGTTTGCTTCACCAAAAGTCGCCATGACCACAATAACATTAGCTGTTATGGCAACTGTTCAAATTGCAGGATATAACGGTTTAATGATCTGGCTTCCATCAATGCTGCAACAATCACAAGGTTTATCTGTTTCAAGTTCAGCACTTTGGACAATCAGTACTGCTGTTGGAATGATTATAGGAATGCTGACCTTTGGACAATTTATGGATCGATTTGGAGCAAAGCGTTCCTTCGGTATTTTCCTACTTGCCTCGGCATCTGCAGTATTTTTATACTCATATGCTGAAGGTGGTGCAGGTGTATTGGTTGGCGGTGCCATTGTGGGCTTCTTCTCAAATGGAATGTTTGCCGGATATGGAGCGTTAATAAGTAGTTTTTATCCAGTTCAAATTAGAAGTACTGCGACAAACACGATATTTAATTTCGGGAGAGCAGTCGGAGGGCTGTCGCCAATTCTTGTTGGTTATATTCTACAGAGCTATGATATGACAGTAGCTATGACATATTTAGCAGCTTTATACTGTATCTCCTTTATCTTTATGCTAAGCCTTAAGAAAAGACCAGCAAATGCTTCTATTTAA
- the brnQ gene encoding branched-chain amino acid transport system II carrier protein, whose protein sequence is MSKNLPFSFLIVVGFMLFALFFGAGNLIFPALLGQSAGSNVWAANAGFLVTGAGLPLLGILALGISGKDDLQSLASRAHPTFGLLFTIVLYLSIGPLFAIPRTGTVSFEIAIRPFLGEQVSFLGLLIFTIIFFAITCFISINPSKMVDIIGKWLTPIMLLFIAILIAFVLFNPMGDFQAPADAYSTHAFFKGFQEGYLTMDALAAFVFGIIVINAIRDKGVTDKKKLLMICTKAALIAAGLLALIYTGLSYLGALSVEDLGYLDNGGQVLTEVSTFYFGPFGGVILGLIVLLACLTTSVGLITACSTYFHKLIPSISYRNFAIIFSVISTIFANFGLSQLISLSVPVLTAIYPLAIVLIALTFTHSLFKGQAAVYQGSLLLTFIVSLFDGLNAAGIEIVGVNQLFAQFLPFYEIGLGWIAPAVIGGILGFIINRIRTEPVLKEANS, encoded by the coding sequence ATGTCAAAAAATTTACCATTCTCATTTTTGATTGTAGTTGGTTTCATGTTGTTCGCTTTATTTTTTGGTGCAGGGAATTTAATTTTTCCTGCTTTGCTTGGACAATCAGCTGGATCTAATGTTTGGGCTGCAAATGCTGGGTTTTTAGTTACAGGTGCTGGTCTTCCATTGCTTGGAATTTTAGCGTTAGGTATTTCAGGAAAAGATGATTTACAATCATTAGCAAGTCGTGCGCATCCAACATTTGGATTGTTATTTACGATTGTTTTGTATCTTTCTATTGGACCGCTATTTGCCATACCAAGAACAGGAACAGTTTCATTTGAAATTGCTATTCGACCATTTTTAGGGGAGCAAGTAAGCTTTTTAGGTTTGCTTATTTTTACAATTATTTTCTTTGCTATTACATGTTTTATTTCCATAAATCCTTCCAAGATGGTTGATATTATTGGGAAATGGTTAACACCAATTATGCTCTTGTTTATTGCGATCCTCATAGCCTTTGTACTATTTAATCCTATGGGCGATTTCCAAGCACCTGCTGATGCTTATTCAACTCATGCTTTTTTTAAAGGTTTCCAAGAAGGTTATTTGACGATGGATGCACTGGCTGCATTTGTGTTTGGAATTATTGTTATCAATGCGATTAGAGACAAAGGGGTTACGGATAAAAAGAAACTTCTTATGATCTGTACAAAAGCTGCACTTATTGCGGCAGGTCTATTAGCATTAATTTATACAGGATTATCTTATTTAGGTGCTTTAAGTGTAGAGGACTTAGGGTATTTAGATAACGGAGGACAAGTTTTAACGGAAGTATCAACATTTTACTTTGGCCCATTTGGCGGAGTCATATTAGGCTTGATTGTATTATTAGCGTGTTTAACAACGAGTGTTGGCTTGATTACAGCTTGTTCTACTTATTTCCATAAACTAATTCCGAGCATTTCTTATAGAAATTTTGCGATTATTTTTTCGGTTATTAGTACGATTTTTGCTAACTTCGGCTTATCGCAATTAATTTCTCTTTCAGTACCAGTATTAACAGCTATTTATCCATTAGCTATCGTTTTAATCGCTTTAACTTTTACACATTCACTGTTTAAAGGACAAGCTGCTGTTTATCAAGGAAGTCTATTATTAACATTCATTGTTAGTTTATTTGATGGATTAAATGCAGCTGGAATTGAAATTGTGGGAGTAAATCAATTATTTGCTCAATTTCTTCCGTTCTATGAGATCGGATTAGGCTGGATTGCACCTGCCGTTATTGGGGGTATTTTAGGATTTATTATTAATCGTATCCGAACGGAACCTGTTCTAAAAGAAGCTAACTCTTAA
- the megL gene encoding methionine gamma-lyase, which translates to MKKDGSYHFETKAIHAGYDAKKHSDSLTPPIYQTSTFAFSSLQQGANRFAGTEDGYIYSRLSNPTVSVLEERIAQLEGGEAALAFGSGIAAVSAALIGLTKMNDHILCSKGLYGCTFGLLQMLHEKYSIDYSFSELKSTEDILKNIRKNTRCIYIETPINPTMKLIDLKLIASIAKEKGIIVVVDNTFSTPYLQKPLQLGCDLVIHSATKYICGHGDVIAGLVVGNQDMIAGIKKSAQKDIGGIISPFDAWLLLRGIKTLAVRMDRHCENAEKLADQLRKHPKVKSIYYPGDKHHPDYEIMKKQMKKAGGLLSFEVNGTFEDVVKVVNQLKLIPIAVSLGDAETLIQHPASMTHAVVPEEVRIEMGISNELLRLSVGLEAWEDIWEDLKQALDTL; encoded by the coding sequence ATGAAAAAAGATGGCTCGTACCACTTTGAAACAAAAGCAATCCATGCAGGATATGATGCAAAAAAACATTCGGATAGCTTAACTCCGCCAATTTATCAAACCTCTACTTTTGCTTTTTCCTCATTACAGCAAGGGGCGAATCGATTTGCTGGAACTGAAGATGGTTATATTTATTCCCGGCTTTCTAATCCTACTGTTTCCGTACTTGAAGAACGCATTGCACAATTGGAGGGAGGTGAAGCTGCCCTTGCTTTTGGATCTGGCATAGCTGCAGTTTCAGCTGCGTTAATAGGATTAACAAAAATGAATGATCATATTTTATGTTCAAAAGGTTTATATGGCTGCACTTTCGGTTTGCTACAGATGCTCCATGAGAAATATTCGATCGATTATTCCTTCTCCGAATTAAAATCTACAGAAGACATCCTTAAAAATATTCGGAAAAATACAAGGTGTATTTATATCGAAACACCAATAAATCCTACAATGAAATTAATTGATTTAAAGTTAATCGCTAGTATTGCAAAAGAAAAGGGAATAATTGTTGTTGTCGATAATACCTTTTCAACTCCATATTTGCAAAAACCTTTGCAATTAGGCTGTGATCTTGTCATCCATAGTGCGACAAAGTATATTTGCGGGCATGGTGACGTTATTGCCGGCCTCGTTGTTGGGAATCAGGACATGATTGCAGGAATAAAGAAATCAGCCCAGAAGGATATAGGCGGAATTATTTCTCCTTTTGATGCGTGGCTTTTACTGCGGGGGATTAAAACATTAGCTGTAAGAATGGACCGCCATTGTGAAAATGCAGAAAAGCTTGCTGATCAGTTGAGAAAACATCCAAAAGTGAAGTCTATTTATTACCCAGGAGACAAACACCATCCAGATTACGAAATCATGAAGAAACAAATGAAAAAAGCTGGGGGGCTTCTTTCATTTGAGGTAAACGGGACATTTGAAGATGTTGTAAAGGTCGTTAATCAGTTAAAGTTAATTCCAATTGCAGTAAGCCTTGGTGATGCTGAAACACTTATTCAGCACCCAGCCTCGATGACACATGCTGTAGTCCCTGAGGAAGTAAGAATCGAAATGGGAATATCGAATGAATTGCTGCGTTTATCGGTTGGACTTGAAGCTTGGGAAGATATTTGGGAGGATTTAAAACAGGCTTTAGATACATTATAA
- a CDS encoding protoporphyrinogen oxidase, protein MKTVLVIGGGITGLSTMYNLSKWKKAHQSDVRLILAEASSELGGKIRTVKNSGFVMEAGADSIVTRKANTMTFIEELGLENEVVYNATGKSFIYTEGELKPIPADSVFGIPATIESLAKSTLVSAQGKVEALKDFYTKNERFTKNDSIGEFLEHFLGKELVEKQIAPVLSGVYSGRLNDLTIASTLPYVLDYKEKYGSIMKGFEANKETFQSGGEKKFLSFRNGLVSLINAFEKRLENVEVLKNTNARKLEKCSNRYYVSFNNNRFVEADYVVLCMPHTAANELINNSKLKQDFDQLKSSSMISVYLGFDVPDNMLPTEGTGFISANSNDLSCNACTWTSRKWEHTSSSRNLLVRLFYKSSHRVFSSLDKMNKEELLQVARQDIHKSLGITAKPIASEVTNWFDSMPNYQITHPKIVKTLERNMETMYPGMMIAGCSYYGVGIPDCIESGERTAEKIITFL, encoded by the coding sequence GTGAAGACAGTCTTGGTTATAGGCGGTGGTATTACTGGCTTATCCACCATGTATAATTTATCAAAATGGAAAAAAGCACATCAATCTGATGTGAGGCTTATTCTTGCAGAGGCATCTTCTGAACTCGGAGGGAAAATTCGCACTGTAAAAAATAGTGGATTTGTCATGGAAGCGGGAGCGGATTCCATTGTAACTCGTAAAGCAAATACGATGACATTTATAGAAGAGCTTGGTCTGGAAAATGAAGTTGTATATAATGCTACAGGAAAATCATTTATTTACACAGAAGGAGAACTAAAGCCAATTCCTGCTGATTCAGTTTTTGGAATTCCTGCTACTATCGAGTCTTTGGCGAAAAGTACCCTTGTATCAGCACAAGGAAAGGTTGAAGCGCTAAAAGATTTTTATACAAAGAATGAGCGTTTTACTAAAAATGATTCAATTGGCGAGTTTCTTGAACATTTTCTCGGAAAAGAATTAGTTGAAAAACAAATTGCTCCAGTACTCTCAGGTGTTTATTCTGGCAGGCTTAATGACCTTACAATAGCTTCTACTCTTCCATATGTGCTTGATTATAAAGAAAAGTATGGAAGTATTATGAAAGGGTTTGAGGCAAATAAAGAAACCTTCCAAAGTGGTGGGGAAAAGAAGTTTCTTTCCTTTAGAAATGGTTTGGTTTCACTAATAAATGCATTTGAAAAAAGGCTTGAGAATGTTGAAGTATTAAAAAATACAAACGCTCGCAAACTTGAAAAATGTTCTAATCGTTATTATGTTTCTTTTAACAATAATAGGTTCGTCGAAGCGGATTATGTAGTGCTTTGTATGCCACATACAGCTGCAAATGAACTAATAAATAATAGTAAGCTCAAACAAGATTTTGACCAATTAAAATCAAGTTCAATGATCAGTGTGTATCTTGGCTTTGATGTACCAGACAATATGCTTCCAACAGAAGGTACGGGGTTTATTTCAGCAAATAGTAATGACTTATCTTGTAATGCTTGTACATGGACAAGCAGAAAATGGGAACATACATCTTCAAGCCGCAATTTGCTCGTAAGACTATTTTATAAAAGCAGCCATCGCGTATTTTCTTCTTTAGATAAAATGAACAAGGAAGAACTGCTGCAAGTTGCACGTCAAGATATTCATAAAAGTCTTGGTATTACAGCTAAGCCAATTGCAAGCGAAGTAACAAATTGGTTTGATAGTATGCCGAATTACCAAATTACCCATCCAAAAATCGTTAAAACACTTGAGAGAAATATGGAAACAATGTACCCGGGGATGATGATAGCCGGTTGCTCGTATTATGGTGTTGGCATACCTGACTGTATCGAAAGTGGCGAAAGAACAGCCGAAAAGATCATCACATTTCTCTAA
- a CDS encoding monooxygenase, whose protein sequence is MAVLLQVDFPLEGPFGNEMKEAFSDLAKSITEEPGFLWKIWTENQETKEAGGIYAFATKEDAVTYADMHKKRMANLGVSNPRFRIFDINEGLTRITNGPIK, encoded by the coding sequence ATGGCTGTATTATTACAAGTAGACTTTCCACTCGAGGGGCCTTTTGGAAATGAAATGAAAGAGGCGTTCTCTGATTTAGCAAAAAGCATTACAGAAGAGCCCGGTTTTCTATGGAAGATTTGGACGGAAAATCAAGAAACAAAAGAAGCAGGCGGTATTTATGCTTTTGCAACAAAAGAAGATGCAGTAACATATGCAGACATGCACAAAAAAAGAATGGCGAATCTAGGTGTTTCAAATCCAAGATTCAGAATATTTGACATCAATGAAGGTTTAACGAGAATTACAAATGGACCAATAAAATAA
- a CDS encoding glycine-rich domain-containing protein, with protein MNSLLKSVPMFSPMVDTIWHEMLMFTRDYEKFSKDFYHETLHHIPNMDSTPIPGERAFFDWVYLSLFDSTPNSRTIWGRFLQNPIEREILDDFKHLAEEDLLSKYFRKNDDWVEVKKSLIKKMKNEIIESEFIKSGKKTLDIPRTASETQVYQYALGAAVFYSIYEEDQFQDHMSELLPNEYYKAGHNGGGSSCSGIGCSSSSDHDSGGDGDSGGSSCSSCGGGCSS; from the coding sequence ATGAATAGCTTATTAAAATCCGTTCCTATGTTTAGTCCAATGGTAGATACTATTTGGCATGAGATGCTTATGTTTACAAGAGACTATGAGAAGTTTTCAAAGGATTTTTACCATGAAACACTACATCATATTCCAAATATGGACAGTACCCCAATTCCTGGTGAAAGAGCGTTTTTTGATTGGGTTTATTTAAGCTTATTTGACTCAACACCCAACAGCAGAACGATTTGGGGGAGATTTTTGCAAAATCCTATTGAGCGTGAGATTCTTGATGATTTTAAACATTTAGCAGAAGAAGATTTACTTAGTAAGTATTTTAGAAAAAATGATGATTGGGTTGAAGTCAAAAAAAGTTTAATCAAAAAAATGAAAAATGAAATCATTGAGTCTGAATTTATCAAAAGTGGCAAAAAAACTCTCGATATTCCACGTACTGCGTCAGAAACCCAGGTGTATCAATATGCACTTGGAGCAGCGGTTTTTTATTCCATATATGAAGAAGACCAATTTCAAGACCATATGAGTGAGTTGCTGCCGAATGAATATTATAAAGCTGGTCATAACGGAGGGGGATCATCTTGCTCTGGTATTGGCTGCAGCAGTTCTTCTGATCATGATTCAGGAGGCGATGGAGATTCGGGAGGATCAAGCTGCTCTAGTTGTGGAGGAGGCTGCAGTAGTTAA
- a CDS encoding DsbA family oxidoreductase, whose amino-acid sequence MDKNNMICDLETGICGVAGEDSMEFINLIQPQKKITLYYVTDPICSHCWAVEPVLRRFKEQYGQYFNTQTVMGGLLPSWKGFADVANGIGSPSDVASHWREVGEHSRMPIDGTLWLDNPVQSSYPPSRVYKLIQQKDEQLAVTYLRRAREAVFAFNQNIADDEVLIEIVNNLGLDGEEIVKEASKESSQMLLDQDFALARSLGVRGFPTIIMVNEENKGVKIVGARPLDYYVKGLEKVLELTDPLQIQELPTLKNLLAKEGLLFSRELEDMYDLKQSEVESFVEGQLTLGDYQRKEILGEVYFEKHK is encoded by the coding sequence ATGGATAAAAATAATATGATTTGTGATTTAGAAACAGGTATATGCGGTGTAGCCGGGGAAGATTCAATGGAATTTATCAACCTTATTCAACCACAAAAGAAGATCACGCTTTATTATGTTACTGATCCAATATGTTCACACTGTTGGGCGGTTGAGCCGGTATTACGCCGGTTTAAAGAGCAATATGGACAATATTTTAACACTCAAACGGTGATGGGTGGATTATTACCAAGCTGGAAGGGATTTGCAGATGTTGCAAATGGGATAGGCAGTCCTTCAGATGTAGCAAGTCATTGGAGAGAAGTTGGTGAGCATTCACGTATGCCAATTGATGGGACACTATGGCTTGATAACCCTGTGCAATCTTCTTACCCGCCATCACGTGTATATAAATTAATTCAACAAAAGGATGAGCAGCTTGCTGTCACTTACTTACGTCGTGCAAGAGAAGCAGTTTTTGCTTTTAATCAAAACATCGCAGACGATGAAGTGTTAATTGAGATTGTAAATAATCTAGGACTAGATGGTGAAGAAATTGTGAAAGAAGCTAGTAAGGAATCAAGTCAAATGCTTTTAGATCAAGACTTTGCCCTTGCTAGGAGCCTGGGGGTTCGTGGATTTCCAACAATTATTATGGTAAATGAGGAAAATAAAGGTGTTAAAATTGTTGGTGCACGACCATTAGACTATTATGTAAAGGGACTTGAAAAAGTTCTGGAATTAACGGATCCGCTACAAATACAAGAGCTTCCGACACTGAAAAATCTACTAGCTAAAGAAGGTTTGTTGTTTTCAAGAGAACTAGAGGATATGTATGATCTCAAACAAAGCGAAGTTGAATCATTTGTAGAAGGACAACTTACTTTAGGTGATTATCAACGTAAGGAAATTCTTGGTGAAGTATATTTCGAAAAACATAAATGA
- a CDS encoding winged helix-turn-helix transcriptional regulator — MNICPYLQFAFEILGKKWNGLIIHYLSLCSNGAAHFSDMKRDLPEITPRALSLKLTELIEYGLIEKVVTSGSPVSISYHLTEKGRSLTTALAPIQEWAQQFKDK, encoded by the coding sequence ATTAATATATGTCCATACTTACAATTTGCTTTTGAAATATTAGGTAAGAAATGGAATGGGTTGATTATCCATTATTTATCCCTATGTTCGAATGGAGCAGCTCATTTTTCTGATATGAAAAGAGATCTTCCAGAAATTACACCTAGAGCTCTTTCGTTAAAGCTTACTGAGCTTATAGAATACGGGTTAATTGAAAAGGTAGTCACGTCTGGATCTCCAGTTTCCATTTCGTATCATTTAACAGAAAAAGGTCGCTCCTTAACAACTGCATTAGCCCCTATACAGGAATGGGCACAACAATTTAAAGATAAATAA